From Bacillus pumilus, one genomic window encodes:
- the cls gene encoding cardiolipin synthase, which yields MRNLVKVLFFLIITIGAYLVIQLIAGDLAVSVLSSVSVLFTLSIIFIGFVIFLENRNPSQTITWLVLLGSFPLFGFLFYIFFGRNIKKRRLFEKKAILDEQLIQEDEHIHREAIEKMTHMGDHQQLLFKLAHRLGHTPITYRTSSKVLTNGEETFSHIFEEIKKATHHIHLEYYILRHDDLGQELKDILIDKAKNGVIVRFLYDDVGSLKLSRQYIADLEKAGVQIVPFLPVRLPLLNNKINFRNHRKIVVIDGEAGFVGGLNIGDEYMGRSRQYGFWRDTHLMIKGEAVRDLQQIFMQDWYYMTNERCAGVDYFKDFSHLESTTEGVQMIAGGPDKQWEVIKNLFFSMIISAKKSIWIASPYFVPDDDILSALKIAALSGVDVRIIAPKNPDKRIVFHASRSYFPELLEAGAKVYEYDQGFMHSKFIIVDSELASIGTANMDMRSFHLNFEVNAFLYKTKSTEKLVNDFLGDLEQSHEIVPEEFAKRPLRVRLFESTARLLSPLL from the coding sequence ATGAGAAATTTAGTCAAAGTTCTATTTTTTCTTATCATTACGATAGGTGCTTATTTAGTCATTCAATTAATTGCCGGTGATTTAGCGGTAAGTGTATTAAGTTCTGTCAGTGTTCTATTCACTTTATCGATTATCTTCATCGGGTTTGTCATATTCTTGGAGAACCGGAATCCATCTCAAACGATTACGTGGCTTGTCCTGCTTGGCAGCTTTCCGTTATTCGGCTTTTTGTTCTACATTTTCTTTGGACGCAATATCAAAAAGCGCCGGCTGTTTGAAAAGAAAGCCATCCTGGACGAACAGTTAATCCAGGAAGATGAACATATTCATAGAGAAGCGATTGAGAAAATGACGCATATGGGTGATCATCAGCAGCTCTTATTTAAGCTGGCTCACAGACTTGGACATACCCCTATTACGTATCGCACGTCCTCTAAAGTCCTGACCAATGGAGAAGAAACATTCTCTCATATTTTTGAAGAAATCAAAAAAGCGACACATCACATTCATCTAGAATATTATATTCTCCGCCACGATGACCTTGGGCAAGAATTAAAGGATATTCTAATTGATAAAGCGAAAAATGGCGTGATTGTCCGCTTTTTATATGACGATGTAGGAAGCTTAAAGCTCTCTCGTCAATATATTGCTGACCTCGAAAAGGCTGGCGTTCAGATCGTTCCGTTTTTACCAGTCAGGCTCCCCCTGTTAAATAATAAAATCAATTTCCGAAATCACCGAAAAATTGTCGTGATTGATGGAGAAGCCGGATTTGTCGGCGGGCTGAACATTGGAGACGAATATATGGGCAGAAGCAGACAATATGGATTTTGGCGTGACACGCATTTGATGATTAAGGGGGAAGCTGTTCGTGACCTGCAGCAGATTTTCATGCAGGATTGGTACTATATGACGAATGAGAGATGCGCAGGTGTGGACTACTTCAAAGATTTCAGCCACCTTGAGAGCACAACAGAAGGCGTACAAATGATTGCTGGCGGTCCTGATAAACAGTGGGAGGTCATTAAAAATCTCTTTTTCTCCATGATTATCTCTGCCAAAAAGTCTATTTGGATCGCTTCACCGTATTTTGTGCCGGATGATGATATTTTGTCTGCATTGAAAATTGCTGCATTAAGCGGAGTAGACGTACGGATTATTGCTCCGAAGAATCCAGATAAACGGATCGTCTTCCATGCGTCCCGTTCATACTTCCCAGAGCTTTTAGAAGCAGGAGCAAAGGTGTATGAGTATGATCAAGGCTTTATGCATAGTAAATTTATCATTGTGGACAGCGAGCTGGCTTCGATAGGAACGGCCAACATGGATATGAGAAGCTTTCATTTGAATTTTGAAGTGAATGCCTTCCTATATAAAACGAAAAGCACAGAGAAGCTCGTGAACGACTTCTTAGGTGATTTAGAGCAGTCGCATGAAATTGTCCCAGAAGAATTTGCAAAGAGACCGTTAAGGGTAAGACTGTTTGAATCCACAGCAAGATTATTATCACCATTACTATAA
- the pepF gene encoding oligoendopeptidase F: MTSQSKNNHLPDRSEVKEENKWRLEDIFESVDAWNKEFEAVKKEIPKLAQFKGKLAHSADVLYEALTFQDQLSEKLGKLYTYAHMKYDEDTTNSSFQALNDKASNLFTQLSSTSAYIVPEILSIQEDKLQQFILEKEELKLYSHALEEINKERPHILSEEQEALLAEASEPLSTSSTTFSMFNNADISFPSVKDENGEEKKITHGNFITFLNSDDREVRKNAFKAVYKTYDQYKNTLASTLSGSIKKDNFYAKVRNYNSAREAALSRNSIPEEVYDNLIDTVHQYLPLLHRYIELRKKVLKLDEVHNYDLYTPLVKDAGMKLTYDEAKDYMLKGLAPLGEEYVSVLKEGLSNRWVDVYENKGKRSGAYSSGSYGTNPYILMNWQNNIDNLFTLAHEFGHSVHSYYTRKHQPYPYGNYSIFVAEVASTTNEALLGEYLLNHLDDKKQRLYVLNHLLEGFRGTVFRQTMFAEFEHLIHVKAQEGEALTPEFMTNLYYDLNKKYFGDGMVVDKEIGLEWTRIPHFYYNYYVYQYATGYSAAQALSKQILEEGNPAVERYTDFLKAGSSDYPINVLKKAGVDMASKEPIKAACQLFEEKLKEMEELISKTGE, translated from the coding sequence ATGACTTCACAAAGCAAAAATAACCATTTACCAGACAGAAGCGAAGTAAAAGAAGAAAACAAATGGCGTCTTGAAGATATTTTCGAAAGCGTTGATGCATGGAACAAGGAATTCGAAGCTGTCAAAAAAGAAATTCCTAAGCTAGCCCAATTTAAAGGCAAGCTGGCCCATTCTGCTGATGTGCTGTATGAAGCCCTAACCTTTCAGGATCAGCTTTCTGAAAAGCTTGGTAAGCTTTATACATATGCGCACATGAAATACGATGAGGATACAACTAACTCATCATTTCAAGCGCTGAATGATAAAGCATCGAATTTATTTACACAGCTCTCTAGTACTTCTGCTTATATTGTTCCAGAGATTTTATCGATTCAAGAAGATAAGTTGCAGCAGTTTATTCTGGAAAAAGAAGAATTAAAACTGTATTCCCATGCTCTCGAAGAAATTAATAAAGAGCGTCCACATATTTTAAGTGAGGAGCAAGAAGCTTTATTAGCTGAGGCCTCTGAACCACTCTCAACTTCATCTACTACTTTTAGTATGTTTAACAATGCTGATATTTCGTTCCCTTCTGTAAAGGATGAAAATGGGGAAGAAAAGAAGATTACCCACGGCAACTTTATCACATTTTTAAACAGTGATGACCGTGAAGTGAGAAAGAATGCCTTTAAAGCTGTGTATAAAACGTATGATCAGTATAAAAACACGCTTGCTTCGACACTGAGCGGTTCGATTAAAAAGGATAATTTTTATGCAAAAGTACGAAATTATAACTCAGCAAGAGAAGCGGCACTATCTCGGAACAGTATTCCAGAAGAAGTATATGACAATCTGATTGATACAGTTCATCAATATTTACCGTTATTACACCGTTATATTGAATTGCGTAAAAAGGTATTAAAGCTTGATGAAGTGCACAATTATGACTTATATACACCACTTGTAAAAGATGCTGGTATGAAGCTAACCTACGATGAAGCAAAGGATTATATGCTAAAAGGGTTAGCGCCATTAGGAGAAGAATATGTGTCCGTGTTAAAAGAGGGACTGAGCAATCGCTGGGTAGACGTTTATGAGAATAAAGGGAAACGCAGCGGTGCGTATTCATCTGGAAGCTATGGCACAAATCCATATATCCTCATGAACTGGCAAAATAATATTGATAATTTATTTACTCTGGCTCATGAATTTGGGCACTCTGTCCACAGCTACTATACAAGAAAGCACCAGCCATATCCGTATGGAAACTATAGCATCTTTGTAGCTGAAGTGGCTTCTACGACAAATGAAGCGTTACTAGGCGAATACCTGCTGAATCACCTAGATGATAAAAAGCAGCGTTTGTATGTGTTAAATCACTTGTTAGAAGGATTTAGAGGAACGGTATTCAGACAGACGATGTTTGCTGAGTTTGAGCATCTTATTCATGTGAAAGCGCAAGAAGGAGAGGCTTTAACGCCGGAATTTATGACGAACCTTTATTACGACCTGAATAAGAAGTATTTTGGAGACGGCATGGTTGTGGATAAAGAAATCGGATTAGAATGGACGAGAATTCCTCACTTCTATTACAACTATTATGTCTATCAATATGCAACAGGCTATAGTGCTGCTCAGGCATTAAGCAAGCAAATATTAGAAGAAGGAAATCCTGCGGTGGAGCGCTACACAGACTTCCTTAAAGCAGGAAGCTCTGATTATCCAATCAATGTGTTGAAAAAAGCAGGCGTTGATATGGCTTCCAAAGAACCAATCAAAGCAGCATGTCAATTGTTCGAAGAAAAGCTGAAAGAAATGGAAGAGCTCATCTCTAAAACGGGTGAGTGA
- a CDS encoding ClpXP adapter SpxH family protein — MSCNTHDQYFSHCHGHPQKPIEIYVFIDPLSPDCWLLEPSIKKLKMKYGRFFTLRTVTSSSINALNRKRKKHLLTEAWGKFATKTQTKKEQMLSEQIVTSPYLASLALKAAELQGRKCGMKFLRLIQESLFCHQQDVTSEHVLLENAKSAGLDIEEFQRDIHSQSAVKALQCDMKIAAEMDVSELPTFAFFNTVNGDEGLKISGAYSYDVYEEILFEMIGEKPTPSERPPIEWFIAYFQFASAKEIAVVYDLTLEEVEREMKKLAFAKKVERVQVHQEMFWRYKVDDHHSDLDLYRCENEHGC; from the coding sequence TTGAGCTGCAATACGCACGATCAATATTTCTCACACTGTCACGGACATCCTCAAAAGCCGATTGAAATCTATGTATTCATTGACCCTCTAAGTCCAGACTGCTGGTTATTAGAGCCATCCATTAAAAAATTGAAAATGAAGTACGGCCGTTTTTTCACTTTACGAACGGTGACAAGTTCTAGTATTAATGCATTGAATCGAAAACGAAAAAAGCATTTACTGACCGAAGCATGGGGGAAATTTGCTACCAAAACTCAGACCAAAAAAGAACAAATGCTGTCCGAACAAATTGTGACTTCTCCCTACCTCGCCTCGCTTGCATTAAAAGCGGCTGAGCTTCAAGGCAGAAAATGCGGAATGAAGTTTCTGCGTCTCATTCAAGAATCACTTTTTTGCCATCAGCAAGATGTGACAAGTGAACATGTGCTGCTAGAAAATGCAAAAAGTGCTGGACTGGACATCGAGGAATTCCAGCGCGATATTCATTCTCAAAGTGCTGTTAAAGCACTACAATGTGATATGAAAATTGCAGCTGAAATGGACGTATCTGAGCTTCCGACCTTTGCCTTTTTTAATACAGTAAACGGGGATGAAGGATTAAAAATTTCAGGTGCGTACTCTTATGATGTATACGAGGAAATCCTTTTTGAAATGATTGGTGAAAAACCAACACCTTCAGAACGGCCTCCAATTGAATGGTTTATTGCTTACTTTCAATTTGCATCTGCAAAAGAGATTGCTGTCGTTTATGACCTGACACTTGAAGAAGTTGAACGAGAAATGAAAAAGCTGGCTTTCGCTAAAAAGGTAGAACGTGTACAAGTACATCAAGAAATGTTTTGGCGCTATAAAGTAGATGATCATCATTCAGATCTTGATCTCTACCGCTGTGAGAATGAACATGGGTGCTGA
- the mecA gene encoding adaptor protein MecA, whose protein sequence is MEIERINEHTVKFYISYGDIEDRGFDREEIWYNRERSEELFWEVMDEVHEEEEFAVEGPLWIQVQALDKGLEIVVTKAQLSKDGQKLELPIPEDKKDQTDEESLDALLDDFQKEEQDQEDHNEKDKKLQLQFVLKMDDFEDLIALSQLNMQDFTTSLYSFENRYYLYVDFHEDLSDEQVENKLSILLEYAHESVVSIYRLKEYGQLIIEGNALETIQQHFS, encoded by the coding sequence ATGGAAATTGAAAGAATTAATGAACATACAGTGAAATTTTATATTTCCTACGGTGATATTGAAGATCGCGGATTTGACCGTGAAGAGATTTGGTATAATCGTGAACGCAGTGAAGAGCTGTTTTGGGAAGTAATGGACGAAGTGCACGAAGAAGAAGAATTTGCAGTAGAGGGACCGCTTTGGATTCAAGTGCAGGCACTTGACAAAGGTCTTGAAATTGTCGTGACGAAAGCCCAACTTTCTAAAGATGGACAAAAGCTCGAATTGCCGATTCCAGAAGATAAAAAAGATCAAACAGATGAAGAAAGTCTAGACGCACTGCTTGATGATTTTCAAAAAGAAGAGCAGGATCAAGAAGACCATAATGAGAAAGACAAAAAACTTCAACTTCAATTTGTGTTGAAAATGGATGACTTTGAAGATTTGATTGCACTTTCTCAATTAAATATGCAGGATTTTACCACAAGTTTATATTCGTTTGAAAACCGTTATTATCTATATGTTGACTTCCACGAGGATTTGTCAGATGAGCAAGTGGAGAATAAGCTCAGCATTTTGCTTGAATATGCTCATGAATCAGTGGTCAGCATTTACAGACTGAAAGAATACGGTCAGCTGATTATCGAAGGAAACGCCCTTGAAACGATTCAACAGCACTTCTCGTAA
- a CDS encoding competence protein CoiA produces the protein MNTAIMDNGKLIRITHHLSKNRLEHVRTTCKFYCPDCREEVQLKLGEQRVYHFAHKQLTACPLASGETAYHQAGKEAIMNWLQQLGHKPVLEKYVSKVHQRPDVAVSIGGTSYAIEYQSSNISRQELRKRTAGLREAGLIPIWVIGANRLKRISAQLFSFSSIHWGMLRESQKGSLIFYCPLQNRFIHLAQLLVFQPTKICAAMTVRPPTAYRELSALLSQPSSKRPVYKQWLRCIQQFRQRPPRILSNESKRLRDIFYEHHQMAFPFLPTELFIPLKETYIFTSPVYVWQGCLYDWMMRKKGSSPVTVQLLMKEIKRCVQMKEVKLRYGDVSIEEIQEVITAYVKALVRQGFLHMTKEGNYEVASNQMPIRTVDEAFKRDAFLFH, from the coding sequence ATGAATACAGCGATCATGGATAATGGAAAGCTTATTCGAATTACACATCATTTATCGAAAAACCGGCTGGAGCATGTAAGAACGACATGCAAATTTTATTGTCCTGATTGCAGGGAGGAGGTGCAATTAAAGCTTGGTGAACAACGTGTCTATCATTTTGCACATAAACAGCTGACAGCATGTCCACTAGCCTCAGGCGAAACGGCTTATCATCAGGCGGGGAAAGAAGCCATCATGAATTGGCTTCAGCAGCTGGGACATAAACCGGTGCTTGAAAAGTATGTGTCAAAAGTTCATCAGCGTCCTGACGTGGCCGTCTCTATTGGAGGAACAAGCTATGCAATTGAATATCAATCTTCAAATATTTCCCGGCAAGAGCTGCGTAAAAGAACAGCAGGGCTCCGTGAAGCGGGGCTCATCCCTATATGGGTAATAGGGGCAAATCGTTTAAAGCGAATATCTGCCCAGCTCTTTTCCTTCTCCTCCATTCATTGGGGAATGTTAAGGGAATCACAGAAAGGGAGTCTGATTTTTTACTGTCCGCTCCAGAATAGATTCATCCATCTTGCTCAACTTCTCGTATTTCAACCAACGAAAATATGTGCCGCCATGACTGTCAGACCGCCAACAGCATACCGCGAACTTTCGGCGCTCCTATCTCAGCCCTCAAGCAAGCGTCCAGTCTACAAGCAATGGCTTAGATGTATACAGCAATTTAGGCAGCGGCCTCCCCGCATTTTATCAAATGAAAGCAAACGGTTGAGAGACATTTTCTATGAGCATCATCAAATGGCTTTCCCTTTTCTGCCAACTGAATTATTTATCCCGCTGAAAGAAACGTATATTTTTACAAGTCCTGTTTATGTCTGGCAGGGGTGTCTGTATGATTGGATGATGAGGAAAAAAGGAAGCAGTCCAGTAACGGTTCAACTGCTGATGAAAGAAATCAAGCGGTGTGTCCAGATGAAAGAAGTAAAGCTCCGATACGGTGATGTTTCAATAGAAGAAATACAAGAGGTCATCACTGCATATGTTAAGGCGCTTGTCAGACAAGGGTTTTTACACATGACGAAAGAGGGTAATTATGAAGTAGCGTCGAATCAAATGCCGATACGAACAGTAGATGAAGCGTTCAAACGAGATGCTTTCTTATTTCATTAG
- a CDS encoding TerC family protein — protein METEWIVSLLMIIGIDLILGGDNALIIAMASRSLSNDKRNKAIWIGTLLAVLMRIMMTGAAVYLLTIPYLQFIGGLFLLYIGYNLLIEQKKESIRIKSSGSLWRAVQTIVIADLFMSLDNVIAVAGAAKGNMLLTAFGLMISVPIIIWGSKLIHAALTKFPFLLYGGSALLAFTGGEMIVRDVKLNEFMAQHATLEFMLPFLTVVMVILASLFYEQTAENK, from the coding sequence ATGGAAACAGAGTGGATCGTATCCTTACTAATGATTATTGGCATAGATCTGATTTTAGGCGGGGATAACGCGTTGATCATTGCGATGGCTAGCCGCAGCTTGTCAAATGACAAACGCAATAAAGCCATATGGATCGGCACACTTTTGGCAGTGCTGATGAGAATTATGATGACGGGTGCCGCAGTTTATTTATTGACCATCCCTTATTTGCAATTTATCGGCGGGCTTTTTCTCCTTTATATAGGATACAATTTGTTAATTGAACAAAAGAAAGAATCGATTCGCATTAAAAGCAGCGGCTCCCTTTGGCGTGCGGTTCAGACCATTGTGATTGCAGATCTCTTTATGTCACTTGATAATGTGATTGCAGTTGCAGGTGCGGCAAAAGGCAACATGCTGCTGACCGCTTTCGGCCTTATGATTTCAGTACCGATTATTATTTGGGGAAGTAAACTGATTCATGCCGCTTTAACCAAATTCCCGTTTCTTTTATACGGAGGAAGTGCTCTTTTGGCTTTTACTGGCGGTGAAATGATTGTTCGTGATGTGAAATTGAATGAATTTATGGCTCAGCATGCGACTCTCGAATTTATGCTTCCGTTTTTAACGGTCGTAATGGTCATTTTAGCCAGCCTATTTTACGAACAAACAGCTGAAAACAAATAA